One genomic region from Paracoccus pantotrophus encodes:
- the hslV gene encoding ATP-dependent protease subunit HslV — protein MSEDKFPGWHGTTILAVRRGGRVVVAGDGQVSVGQTVMKGTARKVRRLSPGGHDVVVGFAGSTADAFTLLERLEKKLEAAPGQLARACVDLAKDWRMDKYLRNLEAMLIVTDGREIFVVTGAGDVLEPEHDVAAIGSGGNFALAAARGLMESDLDAEAVARKAMAIAADICVYTNGNLTVEILG, from the coding sequence CTGGCACGGCACCACCATCCTGGCGGTTCGGCGCGGCGGCCGCGTGGTCGTCGCCGGGGACGGCCAGGTCAGCGTCGGCCAGACGGTGATGAAGGGCACGGCGCGCAAGGTGCGCCGGCTGAGCCCCGGCGGGCATGACGTGGTGGTGGGCTTTGCCGGCTCGACCGCCGATGCCTTCACCCTGCTGGAACGACTGGAGAAGAAGCTGGAGGCGGCGCCCGGCCAGTTGGCGCGGGCCTGCGTCGATCTGGCCAAGGACTGGCGCATGGACAAGTATCTGCGCAACCTGGAGGCCATGCTGATCGTGACCGACGGGCGCGAGATCTTCGTCGTCACCGGCGCCGGCGACGTGCTGGAGCCCGAGCATGACGTGGCCGCCATCGGCTCGGGCGGCAATTTCGCCCTGGCCGCCGCGCGCGGGCTGATGGAGAGCGACCTGGACGCCGAGGCGGTGGCGCGCAAGGCCATGGCGATCGCGGCGGATATCTGCGTCTACACCAACGGCAATCTGACCGTCGAGATTCTGGGGTAA
- the hslU gene encoding ATP-dependent protease ATPase subunit HslU — protein MSDLTPREIVSELDRFIIGQRDAKRAVAVALRNRWRRRQLGDDLRDEVYPKNILMIGPTGVGKTEISRRLARLARAPFLKVEATKFTEVGYVGRDVEQIIRDLADAAVIETRERMREEVKARAHKSAEDRVVAALAGEGAREQTREMFRDKLKRGELDDTVIELEVQDNSNPFGMMEIPGQPGAMGGMMDLSGLMKAFGGRRVRRKVTVAESYELLIAEEADKLLDDEAVKAAALEAVQENGIVFIDEIDKVAARTDARGGDVSREGVQRDLLPLIEGTTVSTKYGPVRTDHILFIASGAFHIAKPSDLLPELQGRLPIRVELRALTEEDFVRILTETDNALTRQYTALMATEGVMVQFTEDGIRALARIAAEVNGSVENIGARRLYTVMERVFEELSFSAPDRSGETVVVDGAFVEKHLGDLARSTDLSRYVL, from the coding sequence ATGTCCGACCTGACCCCGCGCGAAATCGTGTCCGAACTGGATCGCTTCATCATCGGGCAAAGGGATGCCAAGCGCGCCGTGGCCGTGGCCTTGCGCAACCGCTGGCGGCGCCGGCAGCTGGGCGACGACCTGCGCGACGAGGTCTATCCCAAGAACATCCTGATGATCGGCCCCACCGGCGTCGGCAAGACCGAGATCAGCCGGCGCCTGGCCAGGCTGGCCCGCGCGCCCTTCCTGAAGGTCGAGGCCACCAAGTTCACCGAGGTCGGCTATGTCGGCCGCGACGTCGAGCAGATCATCCGCGACCTGGCCGATGCCGCCGTCATCGAGACCCGCGAGCGCATGCGCGAGGAGGTCAAGGCGCGGGCGCATAAATCGGCCGAGGACCGCGTGGTCGCCGCCCTGGCCGGCGAGGGCGCGCGCGAGCAGACCCGCGAGATGTTCCGCGACAAGCTCAAGCGCGGCGAGCTGGACGACACGGTGATCGAGCTGGAGGTGCAGGACAATTCCAACCCCTTCGGCATGATGGAGATCCCCGGCCAGCCGGGGGCCATGGGCGGCATGATGGACCTGTCGGGGCTGATGAAGGCCTTTGGCGGCCGCCGGGTGCGGCGCAAGGTGACGGTGGCGGAAAGCTATGAGCTGCTGATCGCCGAGGAGGCCGACAAGCTTCTGGACGACGAGGCCGTCAAGGCTGCCGCGCTGGAGGCGGTGCAGGAAAACGGCATCGTCTTCATCGACGAGATCGACAAGGTGGCCGCGCGGACCGACGCCCGCGGCGGCGATGTCTCGCGCGAGGGGGTGCAGCGCGACCTCTTGCCGCTGATCGAGGGCACCACGGTTTCCACGAAATACGGGCCGGTCAGGACCGATCATATCCTGTTCATCGCCTCGGGCGCGTTCCACATCGCCAAGCCATCGGACCTCTTGCCGGAATTGCAGGGCCGGCTGCCGATCCGGGTCGAACTGCGCGCGCTGACCGAAGAGGACTTCGTCCGCATCCTGACCGAGACAGACAACGCCCTGACCCGGCAATATACCGCGCTGATGGCGACCGAGGGGGTGATGGTCCAGTTCACCGAGGACGGCATCCGGGCCTTGGCGCGCATCGCGGCCGAGGTGAACGGCTCGGTCGAGAATATCGGCGCGCGGCGGCTTTACACGGTGATGGAACGGGTGTTCGAGGAGCTGTCCTTCAGCGCGCCGGACCGTTCTGGCGAGACGGTGGTGGTGGACGGGGCCTTTGTCGAGAAGCACCTGGGCGACCTGGCGCGCTCGACCGACCTGTCGCGCTATGTGCTGTAG
- a CDS encoding PLD nuclease N-terminal domain-containing protein, producing the protein MNYLFGIIIFVLDVWAIASIINTNETMTTKLIWIALVAILPILGFIIWWFAGPKANYG; encoded by the coding sequence ATGAACTATCTTTTCGGCATCATCATCTTCGTGCTGGATGTCTGGGCCATCGCCTCGATCATCAACACCAACGAGACCATGACCACCAAGCTGATCTGGATCGCGCTGGTGGCGATCCTGCCGATCCTGGGCTTCATCATCTGGTGGTTCGCGGGGCCCAAGGCGAATTACGGCTGA
- a CDS encoding alpha/beta hydrolase, whose protein sequence is MPGRILVSLLLLLAACAPRGEITIAREAARLGHVERIYIATNRTPAGSRQEGVSFGRVDVSVPPERRPGTITYPRQGAAPDPQRDFLVSDYARFARPEDFQAELRRAIAARPPGDRDVVLFVHGYNNTFAEGLYRFAQIERDLRLPGVPLHFSWPSRGQPLAYAADRDSVLYSRDGLARSIEIAAQAGGGRAILVAHSMGALLLMESLRQMAIAGERRTLDRIGAVVLLSPDIDVGVFRTQVRAIGRLPQPFVIFTSGRDRALNLSALISAEPVRLGSLTDAGPVADLPVMLVDVGAFSTGDGHFNVATSPALLRILSQAQELNSVFSSDVGGGVGPLTRAALHAERAAQIVISPAF, encoded by the coding sequence ATGCCGGGGCGGATCCTTGTTTCGCTGTTGCTGCTGCTGGCGGCCTGCGCGCCGCGGGGCGAGATCACCATCGCCCGCGAGGCGGCGCGGCTTGGCCATGTCGAGCGCATCTATATCGCCACCAACCGCACCCCCGCGGGCAGCCGGCAGGAGGGGGTGAGCTTCGGCCGCGTCGATGTCTCGGTCCCGCCCGAGCGGCGGCCCGGCACCATCACCTATCCCCGCCAGGGCGCGGCACCCGATCCGCAGCGGGATTTCCTGGTCTCGGACTATGCCCGCTTCGCCCGGCCCGAGGATTTCCAGGCCGAGCTGCGCCGCGCCATTGCCGCCCGCCCGCCGGGCGACCGTGACGTGGTGCTGTTCGTGCATGGCTATAACAACACCTTCGCCGAGGGCTTGTATCGCTTTGCCCAGATCGAGCGCGACCTGCGCCTGCCCGGCGTGCCGCTGCATTTCTCGTGGCCGTCGCGCGGGCAGCCGCTGGCCTATGCCGCGGATCGCGACAGCGTGCTCTATTCCCGCGACGGGCTGGCGCGCAGCATCGAGATCGCCGCGCAGGCGGGGGGCGGCAGGGCGATCCTGGTCGCGCATTCCATGGGCGCGCTGCTGCTGATGGAAAGCCTGCGCCAGATGGCCATCGCCGGCGAGCGCCGCACCCTGGACCGGATCGGCGCGGTGGTGCTGCTGTCGCCCGACATCGACGTGGGCGTGTTTCGCACCCAGGTCCGGGCCATCGGCAGGCTGCCGCAGCCCTTCGTCATCTTCACATCGGGGCGGGACCGGGCGCTGAACCTGTCGGCGCTGATCTCGGCCGAGCCGGTGCGGCTGGGCAGCCTGACCGATGCCGGGCCGGTGGCGGACCTGCCGGTGATGCTGGTCGATGTCGGCGCCTTCTCGACCGGGGACGGGCATTTCAACGTGGCGACCTCGCCGGCGCTCTTGCGCATCCTGTCGCAGGCGCAGGAGCTGAACAGCGTGTTTTCCTCGGATGTGGGCGGCGGGGTCGGGCCGCTAACCCGCGCGGCCCTGCATGCCGAGCGGGCGGCGCAGATCGTGATCTCGCCGGCCTTCTAG
- a CDS encoding Smr/MutS family protein yields the protein MARRRGLSAEDKALWSRVAATAVPMHPARKQAEPAPAPQPLKKPPAMPQAAPLPLAGLRIGGQPGSGSTRLDLSPPPREALHAQPLRMDHKTHRQMTRGKLAPEARIDLHGMTLAVAQPVLTRFILQAKAEGRRLVLVITGKGREGGPDAPLPVRSGALRHNVPHWLHMPPLNAVVLQVRPAHRRHGGEGAYYVYLRR from the coding sequence ATGGCACGGCGGCGGGGACTCTCGGCCGAGGACAAGGCCCTGTGGTCCCGCGTCGCCGCGACCGCGGTGCCGATGCACCCGGCCCGCAAGCAGGCCGAGCCCGCGCCTGCGCCCCAGCCGCTGAAAAAGCCGCCCGCCATGCCGCAGGCCGCGCCCCTGCCCTTGGCCGGGCTGCGCATCGGCGGGCAGCCCGGCTCGGGCTCGACCCGCCTGGACCTGTCTCCGCCCCCGCGCGAGGCGCTGCATGCCCAGCCCCTGCGCATGGACCACAAGACGCATCGCCAGATGACGCGCGGCAAGCTGGCGCCCGAGGCGCGCATCGACCTGCACGGCATGACCCTGGCCGTGGCCCAGCCGGTGCTGACCCGCTTCATCCTGCAAGCCAAGGCCGAGGGGCGGCGGCTGGTGCTGGTCATCACCGGCAAGGGACGCGAGGGCGGGCCCGACGCGCCGCTGCCGGTGCGGTCCGGCGCGCTGCGCCACAACGTGCCGCATTGGCTGCACATGCCGCCCCTGAACGCCGTGGTGCTGCAGGTCCGCCCCGCACATCGCCGCCATGGCGGCGAGGGCGCCTATTACGTCTACCTGCGCCGCTAG
- a CDS encoding Tim44/TimA family putative adaptor protein → MSNPLLQLLVLAAIAVFLILRLRGVLGTRDGFESPRLPEEPVQRRRFDVIDGTAEAGDSDIADHAEPGSPAAKALAEMKRVEPDFAVGPFLSGAKSAYEMILMAFERGDLSEVRGFLAPPVAEAFESVIEDRKARNLTTEAQFLGTRETALAGAEFTPATGMAELSVRFVGEMIIATRDADGNVVEGDPKAARKQRDTWTFARRMGQDDPNWQLVATA, encoded by the coding sequence ATGTCCAACCCCCTGCTGCAACTGCTCGTCCTCGCTGCGATCGCCGTGTTCCTGATCCTGCGCCTGCGCGGGGTTCTTGGCACCCGCGACGGCTTCGAATCGCCGCGCCTCCCCGAGGAGCCGGTGCAGCGCCGCCGCTTCGACGTGATCGACGGCACCGCCGAGGCGGGCGACAGCGACATCGCCGACCATGCCGAACCGGGCAGCCCCGCCGCCAAGGCCCTGGCCGAGATGAAGCGGGTCGAGCCGGATTTCGCCGTGGGCCCGTTCCTGTCCGGCGCGAAATCCGCCTATGAGATGATCCTGATGGCCTTCGAGCGCGGCGACCTGTCCGAGGTGCGCGGCTTCCTGGCGCCGCCGGTGGCCGAGGCCTTCGAATCGGTGATCGAGGATCGCAAGGCCCGCAACCTGACCACCGAGGCGCAGTTCCTGGGCACGCGCGAGACCGCGCTGGCCGGCGCCGAGTTCACCCCGGCGACCGGCATGGCCGAACTTTCGGTGCGCTTCGTCGGCGAGATGATCATCGCCACCCGCGACGCTGACGGCAACGTGGTCGAGGGCGATCCCAAGGCCGCCCGCAAGCAGCGCGACACCTGGACCTTCGCCCGCCGCATGGGTCAGGACGACCCGAACTGGCAGCTGGTCGCCACGGCCTGA
- a CDS encoding FxsA family protein: MWLLLPFVILPIVEIALFIQVGGAIGVLPTIALVLASAVAGVAVMRHQGARAALDVQRAMQDFRDPGRPMAHGALVMIAGLLMVVPGLFTSTLGLLLLIPAVRGLILRQMASRMRVTGTGFSYRQSYGAEGDFGADPAGFRRGPGWRQGEDGVIDGEYSVQDDPPGPVREGLTDQGDTTPPRRGNSGWTRH; the protein is encoded by the coding sequence ATGTGGCTGTTGTTGCCCTTCGTGATCCTGCCGATCGTCGAGATCGCGCTGTTCATCCAGGTGGGGGGCGCGATCGGCGTTTTGCCCACCATCGCGCTGGTCCTGGCCTCGGCCGTGGCCGGCGTTGCGGTGATGCGCCACCAGGGTGCGCGGGCGGCGCTGGACGTGCAGCGCGCCATGCAGGATTTTCGCGATCCCGGCCGGCCGATGGCGCATGGCGCGCTGGTGATGATCGCCGGGCTGCTGATGGTGGTGCCGGGCCTGTTCACCAGCACGCTGGGGCTGTTGCTGCTGATCCCGGCGGTGCGCGGCCTGATCCTGCGGCAGATGGCCTCGCGCATGCGGGTGACGGGTACCGGCTTCAGCTATCGCCAAAGCTATGGCGCCGAGGGCGATTTCGGCGCCGATCCGGCGGGCTTTCGCCGCGGTCCGGGCTGGCGCCAAGGCGAGGACGGGGTGATCGACGGCGAATATTCGGTGCAGGACGACCCGCCCGGCCCGGTGCGCGAAGGGCTGACGGACCAGGGCGACACGACGCCTCCTCGGCGCGGCAATTCCGGCTGGACCCGGCATTGA
- the secB gene encoding protein-export chaperone SecB, translated as MSDENNSDAAAPEAQNAAQPAVRMQILTQYIRDLSFENAVAQKGLPSGEVQPEISVQVSLDARKRPTEHQYEVISKFRVQSANAADKAPLFLCELDYGGIFHVEGVPEDQLHPFLMIECPRMMFPFVRRIVSDMTRDGGFPPFNMDPVDFVALYRQEIARRAQAQRPADQPLS; from the coding sequence ATGAGCGACGAGAATAACAGCGACGCAGCCGCGCCCGAGGCCCAGAACGCCGCGCAGCCGGCCGTGCGGATGCAGATCCTGACGCAATATATCCGCGACCTGTCCTTTGAGAACGCGGTGGCGCAAAAGGGCCTGCCCTCGGGCGAGGTGCAGCCGGAAATCAGCGTGCAGGTCAGCCTGGATGCCCGCAAGCGCCCGACCGAGCACCAATACGAGGTGATCAGCAAGTTCCGCGTGCAATCCGCGAACGCCGCCGACAAGGCCCCCCTGTTCCTGTGCGAGCTGGATTACGGCGGCATCTTCCATGTCGAGGGCGTGCCCGAGGACCAGCTGCACCCCTTCCTGATGATCGAATGCCCGCGCATGATGTTCCCCTTCGTGCGGCGCATCGTGTCGGACATGACCCGCGACGGCGGCTTTCCGCCCTTCAACATGGACCCGGTGGATTTCGTGGCGCTGTACCGCCAGGAAATCGCGCGCCGGGCGCAGGCCCAGCGGCCGGCCGACCAGCCGCTGTCCTGA
- a CDS encoding HD domain-containing protein, which produces MAKGAKRAWQRMLSGRRLDLLDPTPMDVEIGDIAHGLAFVARWNGQTRGDWAYSVAEHSLLVEEIHARSNPDCAPRWRLAALLHDAPEYVIGDMISPVKAALGREYGEMDARLAAAIHRRFGLPAQLPAAVKRAIKRADRISAWLEAVQIAGFSRAEADRLFPAPRPELLQGLEIRLRPPLETRNAFLSRFSELIAEIDRKP; this is translated from the coding sequence ATGGCGAAAGGCGCGAAACGGGCCTGGCAGAGGATGCTGTCGGGGCGCAGGCTGGATCTTCTGGACCCGACGCCGATGGATGTCGAGATCGGCGACATCGCCCATGGGCTGGCCTTCGTCGCGCGCTGGAACGGCCAGACCCGCGGCGACTGGGCCTATAGCGTGGCCGAGCATTCACTGCTGGTCGAGGAGATCCACGCCCGCAGCAACCCCGATTGCGCGCCGCGCTGGCGGCTGGCGGCGCTGCTGCACGACGCGCCGGAATATGTCATTGGCGACATGATCTCGCCGGTGAAGGCGGCGCTTGGGCGGGAATACGGGGAAATGGATGCGCGGCTGGCGGCGGCGATCCACCGCCGCTTCGGCCTGCCCGCGCAATTGCCGGCGGCGGTCAAGCGCGCGATCAAGCGGGCCGACCGGATCTCGGCCTGGCTGGAGGCCGTGCAGATCGCCGGGTTTTCCAGGGCCGAGGCGGATCGCCTGTTTCCTGCGCCGCGGCCCGAATTGCTGCAGGGGCTGGAAATACGCCTGCGCCCGCCCCTGGAAACGCGCAATGCGTTTTTATCGCGCTTTTCCGAACTTATTGCGGAAATCGACCGCAAGCCGTGA
- a CDS encoding H-NS histone family protein — protein sequence MSIDLDAMSLRELRDLRNKLDRAISTFEDRRKREALAAAESAAREYGFNLADLTVAKQARGKVAPKYANPADPSQTWTGRGRKPRWVQEALDAGKKLDAMEI from the coding sequence ATGAGCATTGATCTGGACGCAATGTCCTTGCGGGAACTTCGGGATCTGCGCAACAAGCTCGACCGCGCCATTTCCACCTTCGAGGATCGTCGCAAGCGCGAGGCGCTGGCGGCTGCCGAAAGTGCGGCGCGCGAATATGGCTTCAACCTTGCCGATCTGACCGTCGCCAAGCAGGCGCGCGGCAAGGTGGCGCCGAAATACGCCAATCCTGCCGATCCCTCGCAGACCTGGACCGGCCGCGGCCGCAAGCCGCGCTGGGTGCAAGAGGCACTGGATGCCGGCAAGAAACTGGACGCCATGGAAATCTGA
- a CDS encoding ActR/PrrA/RegA family redox response regulator transcription factor: protein MAEDYQIGPDPSLLLVDDDEIFLNRLARAMEKRGFSVARAVSVAEARTAVAEHPPAYAVVDLRLEDGNGLDVVDALREARADARIVVLTGYGAIATAVAAVKMGATDYLSKPADADDVTHALLARGETLPPPPETPMSADRVRWEHIQRVYEQCDRNVSETARRLHMHRRTLQRILAKRSPR from the coding sequence ATGGCAGAGGATTACCAAATCGGTCCCGACCCCAGCCTGCTTCTGGTCGACGACGACGAGATCTTTCTGAACCGTTTGGCCCGTGCGATGGAAAAACGCGGTTTCTCGGTCGCCCGCGCCGTCTCGGTCGCCGAGGCGCGGACGGCGGTGGCCGAACACCCGCCGGCCTATGCGGTGGTCGATCTGCGGCTTGAGGATGGCAACGGGCTTGATGTGGTGGATGCCCTGCGCGAGGCGCGCGCGGATGCCCGGATCGTCGTGCTGACCGGCTATGGCGCCATCGCGACGGCGGTGGCTGCGGTCAAGATGGGGGCGACGGATTACCTGTCGAAACCCGCGGATGCCGACGACGTGACCCACGCGCTCCTGGCGCGGGGCGAGACCTTGCCCCCTCCGCCCGAAACGCCGATGTCGGCCGACCGGGTACGCTGGGAACATATCCAGCGCGTCTATGAGCAATGCGACCGCAATGTCAGTGAAACGGCGCGCCGCCTGCATATGCACAGGCGGACTCTCCAGCGGATTTTGGCCAAACGCAGCCCGCGTTAA